The following coding sequences are from one Nicotiana tabacum cultivar K326 chromosome 1, ASM71507v2, whole genome shotgun sequence window:
- the LOC107799573 gene encoding mitogen-activated protein kinase kinase kinase YODA-like, producing MRSWWGKSSSKDVRTKSKKERFIDTISRKLKIFTEEKSSGKSGSSRRRCNDIISEKGSQSRVSRSPSPSTPASCCQSFVDRTSSQPLPLPEGHFSNVHLVDSANSASIKSVTSGDSKPSLTLPLPMPRHPPNGPAATGVDKDLPTASVSCDSSSDSDDPADSRLLSPQTSDCENGSRTALNSPSSLKQKVQSPIAFKASPGEMLKSANLLSNNQVIPTSPRQRLLNSHVADLQIPHHGVIYSAPDSSMSSPSRSPMRVFGHEPVMNFGFWLGKPHGDITLLGSGHCSSPGSVQNSGQNSIGGDMSAQPFWPHSRCSPECSPVPSPRMTSPAPGSRIHSGAVTPLHPRSGGTSAESSIAWLDDGKQQSHRLPLPPISIPHSHFSPYSVAPAILRSPGRTENPPIPGSRWKKGRLIGRGTFGHVYLGFNSESGEMCAMKEVTLFSDDAKSRESAQQLGQEISLLSRLRHPNIVQYYGSESVDDKLYIYLEYVSCGSIYKILQEYGQLGELAIQSYTKQILSGLAYLHAKNTVHRDIKGANILVDPSGRVKLADFGMAKHITGQYCPLSFKGSPYWMAPEVVKNSSGCNLAVDIWSLGCTILEMATTKPPWSQYEGVAAIFKIGNSKELPAIPYHLSDEGKDFVWQCLQRNPLHRPTASQLLEHPFVRSTVPVERPILSPEPAEIIPPSMPTVRSVAVGQSPKHMSGRLSPSTISSPCAVSGSATPLSVGGGAVPLFNLMTPTTYSSEGVGTSPRAQRSFYPNGETSHDLNPDMLRGTSQSHFIQCEHRLKTCLWIASHKLHPRSGTYFYSMF from the exons ATGCGTTCATGGTGGGGTAAGTCTTCATCTAAGGATGTAAGGACGAAATCCAAGAAGGAACGTTTCATTGATACAATAAGTAGGAAACTGAAGATTTTCACTGAGGAAAAATCAAGTGGTAAATCTGGATCATCTCGAAGACGATGTAATGATATTATTTCAGAAAAGGGTTCTCAATCAAGGGTTTCCAGGTCACCATCACCTTCTACGCCAGCTTCATGCTGTCAGAGCTTTGTTGATAGGACTTCTTCTCAACCACTTCCCCTTCCTGAGGGTCACTTTTCTAATGTACATCTTGTCGACTCTGCGAACAGTGCATCCATAAAATCAGTGACCAGTGGAGACTCCAAGCCATCATTGACTTTGCCTCTTCCCATGCCTAGGCATCCTCCAAATGGACCAGCTGCTACAGGGGTTGACAAGGACTTACCAACTGCTTCTGTTTCATGTGACAGCTCCAGTGACAGTGATGACCCTGCTGACTCACGGCTTCTTAGCCCCCAAACATCTGATTGTGAAAACGGGAGCAGAACTGCCTTGAATAGTCCTTCCAG TTTGAAGCAGAAGGTTCAATCTCCTATTGCATTCAAAGCAAGTCCAGGAGAGATGTTGAAGTCAGCTAATCTTTTGTCTAACAATCAGGTGATCCCTACATCTCCTAGACAGAGGCTTTTAAACTCTCATGTGGCAGACTTACAGATTCCTCATCATGGTGTTATCTATAGTGCTCCTGACAGCTCGATGTCAAGTCCTTCAAGAAGTCCCATGAGGGTATTTGGGCATGAACCGGTCATGAACTTTGGTTTCTGGCTAGGGAAGCCACATGGAGACATAACCTTATTAGGATCAGGGCACTGCTCTAGTCCAGGTTCAGTCCAGAATTCAGGACAAAATTCAATTGGAGGTGATATGTCAGCACAGCCCTTTTGGCCACACAGCAGGTGTAGTCCTGAGTGTTCACCTGTACCTAGCCCCAGAATGACTAGTCCTGCTCCTGGCTCTAGGATACATAGTGGTGCTGTAACTCCTTTGCATCCTCGATCTGGTGGGACATCGGCTGAATCTTCCATAGCCTGGCTTGATGATGGAAAACAACAAAGTCACCGGCTGCCTCTTCCTCCCATATCAATCCCTCATTCTCATTTTTCTCCATATTCAGTGGCTCCTGCAATTCTGCGAAGTCCTGGTAGGACAGAAAATCCTCCAATCCCAGGGTCACGATGGAAGAAAGGACGTCTGATTGGCAGAGGCACATTTGGACATGTGTACCTTGGTTTTAACAG TGAAAGTGGTGAGATGTGTGCAATGAAGGAAGTAACACTTTTTTCAGATGATGCTAAGTCGAGAGAGAGTGCACAGCAACTTGGACAA GAAATATCACTGCTAAGTCGGTTGCGCCATCCAAATATCGTGCAATATTATGGATCTGAGTCG GTAGATGACAAACTATACATATACCTTGAGTATGTCTCTTGTGGTTCAATCTATAAAATTCTTCAAGAATATGGTCAGTTGGGTGAGCTAGCAATTCAAAGTTACACCAAGCAAATTTTGTCTGGGCTAGCATATTTGCATGCTAAAAACACAGTGCATAG AGATATTAAAGGGGCAAACATACTGGTTGACCCAAGTGGCCGCGTTAAATTGGCAGATTTTGGGATGGCAAAACAT ATAACTGGTCAATACTGTCCTTTGTCTTTCAAGGGAAGTCCTTATTGGATGGCACCTGAG GTTGTTAAAAATTCAAGTGGTTGCAATCTTGCGGTAGATATATGGAGCCTTGGATGTACAATTTTGGAGATGGCAACGACAAAACCACCTTGGAGTCAGTATGAGGGG GTTGCTGCTATATTTAAAATTGGAAACAGCAAGGAACTTCCTGCGATCCCCTACCACCTCTCAGATGAGGGCAAGGATTTTGTGTGGCAATGTCTACAACGCAATCCACTACATCGTCCAACAGCTTCTCAGCTCTTGGAACATCCCTTTGTCAGGAGTACCGTTCCGGTGGAAAGACCCATTCTAAGTCCTGAACCTGCAGAAATAATACCTCCATCCATGCCTACTGTGAGATCAGTG GCCGTCGGACAATCACCTAAGCATATGAGTGGGAGACTCTCCCCCTCCACCATATCAAGCCCCTGTGCTGTATCTGGTTCAGCAACACCTCTTAGTGTTGGCGGTGGTGCTGTTCCACTATTTAACCTAATGACGCCAACAACCTATTCATCAGAAGGTGTAGGAACATCACCAAGGGCCCAAAGAAGCTTTTACCCTAATGGTGAAACTAGTCACGATCTGAATCCTGACATGCTTCGAGGGACTTCTCAATCCCATTTTATccaatgtgaacatcgtttaaaaacatgtctttggattgcgtcacataaattgcacccgcgatccggaacgtatttttattcaatgttttag